From Arachis stenosperma cultivar V10309 chromosome 2, arast.V10309.gnm1.PFL2, whole genome shotgun sequence, one genomic window encodes:
- the LOC130963567 gene encoding protein FAR1-RELATED SEQUENCE 5-like produces MAIRNAVRVVFPEVRHRLCAWHLIRNATSNVGSPSFTSIFQKIMLGDYEISVFKRKWVQLIEEFGLEDKPWVINMYEEKHMWATAYIRGKFFAGFRTTSRCEGLHSVVARYVGSRHDLTSFVEHFQRCVAHLRFKEFNADYESTRGVPVMQTCIELLERYAAELYTHEIFRFFRPFFSRAGSMRVLNIENNDDCIKYIMCKHGRPDFMWTVDFRQEEMIFMCTCLRMESFGIPYEHIVKVMVDKDICEIPRSLVLDRWTKKVKSALIDPSGFTRDAVIISRQSALIEFSKKLAAVAAKVPGRYEETRDLIMGLYSSYKAANEGTNQPHSGVAKSSNPYAHQIGVGSGQPSRKKRQRCSVCQMEGHKKTTCPWQKDIDNNVIEDEANGSDDGDVYSVPTAELDSDN; encoded by the coding sequence ATGGCGATTAGGAATGCAGTCAGAGTTGTATTTCCCGAAGTCAGACATAGATTATGCGCTTGGCACCTTATTCGAAATGCAACTAGCAATGTTGGAAGTCCATCGTTTACATCTATATTCCAAAAAATTATGTTGGGAGACTACGAGATTTCCGTGTTTAAGCGTAAGTGGGTTCAGCTTATTGAAGAATTTGGCCTTGAGGATAAGCCGTGGGTGATCAACATGTACGAAGAGAAGCATATGTGGGCTACTGCATATATAAGAGGAAAATTCTTTGCTGGCTTTAGAACTACCTCAAGATGTGAAGGTTTACACTCAGTTGTTGCAAGGTATGTGGGGTCGCGGCATGATTTGACAAGTTTCGTAGAGCATTTTCAAAGGTGTGTTGCACACTTGCGCTTTAAAGAATTTAATGCTGATTATGAATCTACACGTGGGGTGCCCGTTATGCAGACTTGTATAGAGCTGCTAGAGAGATATGCTGCTGAGTTATACACTCATGAGATATTTCGTTTCTTTCGGCCATTTTTTTCTAGAGCTGGATCAATGCGGGTGCTAAACATAGAGAATAACGATGATTGCATAAAGTACATTATGTGTAAGCATGGGAGGCCCGATTTTATGTGGACTGTTGATTTTCGTCAAGAAGAAATGATCTTCATGTGTACCTGTTTAAGAATGGAGTCATTTGGAATTCCCTACGAACATATTGTGAAAGTTATGGTTGACAAAGACATTTGTGAGATTCCCCGGTCATTGGTATTGGATAGATGGACAAAAAAGGTTAAGTCAGCACTCATTGATCCAAGTGGGTTCACGAGGGATGCTGTTATTATTAGTCGCCAAAGTGCCTTGAtagaattttctaaaaaattggCTGCTGTTGCTGCTAAAGTACCAGGGAGATATGAAGAGACACGTGACCTAATTATGGGATTGTACTCATCTTACAAGGCTGCAAACGAAGGCACTAATCAACCTCATTCAGGTGTAGCTAAAAGTAGCAATCCGTATGCTCATCAAATTGGTGTAGGCTCAGGACAACCATCTAGGAAGAAGCGGCAACGTTGTAGTGTTTGTCAAATGGAAGGACATAAGAAGACAACATGTCCTTGGCAAAAGGACATTGACAACAATGTTATTGAAGATGAAGCTAATGGTTCAGATGATGGCGACGTATATTCAGTACCGACGGCTGAGTTAGATAGTGATAATTAG
- the LOC130963568 gene encoding protein FAR1-RELATED SEQUENCE 11-like — MDVKFVPETGRWHIFYFSDKHNNDLLDTQFSAMLPAHRKMSEADIMQMMNMLKSGISTSQIFGLLASQAGGYEFVGYGPRDMYNEIAQQRRQIPGDAARVLKKLEAMRLKDPQLYFKACHDSRGLLRNLFWSDGISQLDYRLFEDVIALMLRTRRTSIVVH, encoded by the coding sequence ATGGATGTTAAATTTGTACCAGAAACTGGAAGGTGGCATATCTTTTATTTCTCTGACAAACACAACAATGATCTATTGGATACACAATTCAGTGCTATGTTGCCTGCCCACAGAAAAATGTCAGAGGCAGATATTATGCAAATGATGAACATGCTAAAGTCAGGGATTAGCACTTCACAGATATTTGGTCTTCTAGCTAGTCAAGCAGGCGGGTATGAATTTGTTGGCTATGGTCCCAGAGATATGTACAATGAGATTGCTCAGCAAAGGCGTCAAATTCCTGGTGATGCAGCACGAGTGTTGAAGAAGTTGGAGGCTATGCGGTTGAAGGATCCACAATTATATTTCAAGGCATGTCATGATTCAAGAGGTTTGTTACGTAACTTGTTCTGGTCTGATGGGATTAGCCAACTAGACTACCGACTCTTCGAGGATGTTATTGCTTTGATGCTACGTACAAGAAGAACAAGTATAGTTGTCCATTAG